One segment of Mycolicibacterium neworleansense DNA contains the following:
- a CDS encoding MarR family winged helix-turn-helix transcriptional regulator, translating to MNSDMGGVLEEQPLGYLMYRVVAVLQPKVAAQLQPLGLKLPEFVCLRVLSMAPGQSNAELARHTNVSPQAMNNVLRGLQDRGAVRRPATVDSGRALPAELTAEGAELLKRAEAAVLAAEDDVLDSLDPEQRRELKRLLAHAVT from the coding sequence ATGAACTCCGATATGGGCGGCGTCCTGGAGGAACAGCCACTCGGATACCTGATGTATCGCGTGGTCGCGGTGCTGCAACCCAAGGTCGCCGCGCAGCTGCAACCCCTCGGACTCAAACTCCCCGAGTTCGTCTGCCTGCGAGTGCTGTCGATGGCCCCCGGTCAGTCCAACGCCGAACTCGCGCGGCATACCAACGTCTCACCGCAGGCCATGAACAACGTGCTGCGCGGACTTCAGGACCGCGGCGCGGTGCGCAGACCCGCCACCGTCGACTCGGGCCGCGCATTGCCGGCCGAACTGACCGCCGAGGGCGCCGAATTGCTCAAACGCGCCGAAGCGGCGGTGCTGGCCGCCGAGGACGACGTGCTCGACTCCCTCGACCCCGAGCAGCGCCGCGAACTCAAGCGGCTGTTGGCACATGCCGTGACATGA
- a CDS encoding glycerate kinase, whose protein sequence is MKIVLAPDSFKESMTASQAVAAMREGVRSVLPDAECVGVPMADGGEGTVDAVVDALGGERVTVEVSDPLGRPARATYGYVAARRLAVIEMASASGLELVAPADRDILRAGTFGVGQLIISALDHGATELLIGIGGSATNDGGAGMLTALGVSFTDTDGAALPPGGAALARLQHIDISGLDPRLAGVTVRIASDVTAPLLGTGGASAVFGPQKGATPDDVDVLETALARLVAVTRTALGHARPEQPGAGAAGGLGFGLMEFLAAECDPGVELIAQTVGLERALAGADWVFTGEGSVDAQTMLGKTPFGVARLAARTGARVVIFAGRVAPDADVLLANGVEKLVAITAPGTPLDQALRDGPAALTRAAAAVCRTLER, encoded by the coding sequence ATGAAGATCGTTCTGGCCCCGGATTCCTTCAAGGAGTCGATGACCGCGTCGCAAGCGGTGGCGGCGATGCGCGAAGGCGTCCGGTCGGTGCTCCCCGACGCCGAATGCGTCGGGGTGCCCATGGCCGACGGCGGTGAGGGCACCGTCGACGCCGTGGTCGACGCGCTCGGCGGCGAGCGTGTCACAGTCGAGGTGAGCGATCCACTGGGCCGCCCCGCACGCGCCACCTACGGCTACGTCGCTGCCCGCCGCCTGGCCGTGATCGAGATGGCCAGCGCCTCCGGCCTGGAGCTGGTGGCGCCCGCGGACCGGGACATCCTGCGCGCCGGCACATTCGGAGTCGGACAGCTCATCATCTCGGCGCTGGATCACGGCGCAACCGAATTGCTGATCGGGATCGGCGGTTCGGCGACCAACGACGGGGGGGCCGGCATGCTCACCGCACTCGGAGTGTCCTTCACCGACACCGACGGTGCGGCACTGCCGCCCGGCGGCGCGGCGCTGGCCCGGCTCCAGCACATCGACATCTCGGGGCTGGATCCCCGACTGGCCGGCGTGACCGTCCGGATCGCATCCGACGTCACCGCTCCCCTGCTCGGAACAGGCGGCGCCAGTGCGGTTTTCGGCCCGCAGAAGGGGGCCACACCCGACGATGTCGACGTTCTCGAGACCGCGCTGGCCCGGCTCGTCGCGGTGACTCGCACCGCGCTCGGGCACGCCCGGCCCGAGCAGCCGGGGGCCGGTGCCGCCGGCGGTCTGGGCTTCGGACTGATGGAATTCCTTGCCGCCGAATGCGATCCGGGTGTCGAACTGATCGCCCAGACCGTGGGTTTGGAACGAGCGCTGGCCGGAGCGGACTGGGTGTTCACCGGCGAGGGCAGCGTCGACGCCCAGACCATGCTGGGAAAGACACCGTTCGGTGTCGCCCGGCTGGCCGCCCGCACCGGTGCCCGGGTGGTGATCTTCGCCGGCCGCGTCGCCCCCGACGCCGACGTCCTGCTGGCCAACGGTGTCGAGAAACTGGTGGCCATCACCGCGCCGGGCACTCCGCTGGATCAGGCGTTGCGCGACGGCCCGGCCGCGTTGACCCGCGCGGCCGCCGCGGTGTGCCGCACGTTGGAACGTTAG
- a CDS encoding DUF350 domain-containing protein, protein MTTTLVALDSDYWSVLGHGVSAIVLYTIVGVALMVLGFYVIDWTTPGPLRTLVRAGRPNAAAVAASGVLSMAFIIVLAIYSSSGDLIQGLVMTLVFGLLGIAAQAFSVRLIGAIKGIDIGMVLASERFTPQVLVVTASYLAFGLIVAAAIL, encoded by the coding sequence ATGACAACCACCCTGGTTGCGCTCGACTCCGATTACTGGTCGGTTCTGGGCCACGGCGTCTCGGCGATCGTGTTGTACACGATTGTCGGTGTGGCACTGATGGTCCTGGGTTTCTACGTGATCGACTGGACCACACCCGGTCCATTGCGGACCTTGGTGCGAGCCGGCCGACCCAATGCGGCCGCGGTAGCGGCCTCCGGCGTGCTGTCGATGGCATTCATCATCGTGCTCGCCATCTACTCTTCGTCGGGCGACCTCATCCAGGGTCTCGTCATGACGCTGGTGTTCGGTCTCTTGGGTATTGCGGCCCAGGCGTTCTCGGTCCGGCTGATCGGCGCGATCAAGGGCATCGACATCGGCATGGTGCTGGCCTCCGAGCGGTTCACGCCACAGGTTCTGGTGGTGACTGCCTCTTACCTGGCTTTCGGGCTGATCGTGGCGGCTGCGATCCTCTAA
- a CDS encoding glutathionylspermidine synthase family protein, translating to MRRQRSSPRAGWEQIVADQGMCFGTPARDATGADRPYWDESVHYVFDMDEVLSIEASVEVLHSMCLEAVEHVVLTGRYRDFGLPEWSWEHIEKSWRRSDPHLYGRFDLRYDGRRPPVLLEYNADTPTTLLEAAILQWHWKTDVYPADDQWNSLHEKLVARWAEIRDRLPGAETYFTWSGAELSGEDHVTVAYLQECAAEAGLRTVGLAIEDIGFDTDLDRFVDLEEAPMSSIFKLYPWEWMLDDDFGRRAVEQMPATMWVEPLWKTLLSNKAILAVLWEMYPGHPNLLPAYVDDPHELTDYVRKPKLGREGANITIVGAGFETETGGVYGEEGYVYQLLDPLPQFDDMRPALGAWIVGDESAGLGIRETSGLVTDNGAAFVPHRIPL from the coding sequence ATGCGCCGTCAACGCAGTTCCCCGCGAGCCGGCTGGGAACAGATCGTCGCTGACCAGGGGATGTGTTTCGGAACTCCGGCGCGGGACGCCACCGGCGCCGATCGCCCGTACTGGGACGAATCGGTGCACTACGTCTTCGACATGGACGAGGTGCTCTCGATCGAGGCCTCCGTGGAGGTGCTGCACTCGATGTGCCTGGAGGCCGTCGAGCATGTCGTGCTGACCGGGCGCTACCGCGACTTCGGGCTTCCCGAATGGAGCTGGGAGCATATCGAGAAGTCCTGGCGGCGCAGTGATCCGCACCTGTACGGCCGCTTCGACCTGCGCTACGACGGCCGCCGGCCGCCGGTGCTGCTGGAGTACAACGCGGACACCCCGACCACCCTGCTGGAAGCGGCGATCCTGCAGTGGCACTGGAAGACCGACGTCTACCCGGCCGACGATCAGTGGAACTCGTTGCACGAGAAGCTGGTTGCCCGCTGGGCTGAGATCCGCGACCGCCTCCCTGGGGCGGAGACCTACTTCACCTGGTCGGGGGCCGAGCTCAGTGGTGAGGACCACGTGACCGTGGCCTATCTGCAGGAGTGTGCGGCCGAGGCCGGTCTGCGGACGGTGGGCCTGGCGATCGAGGACATCGGGTTCGACACCGACCTCGACCGGTTCGTCGACCTCGAGGAAGCCCCGATGTCGTCGATCTTCAAGCTCTACCCGTGGGAGTGGATGCTCGATGACGATTTCGGTCGCCGGGCCGTCGAACAGATGCCGGCCACCATGTGGGTCGAACCGCTGTGGAAGACGCTGCTGAGCAACAAGGCGATCCTGGCGGTGCTGTGGGAGATGTACCCCGGGCATCCGAACCTGTTGCCCGCCTATGTCGATGACCCGCACGAGCTGACCGACTACGTGCGCAAACCCAAATTGGGACGTGAGGGCGCCAACATCACGATCGTGGGTGCGGGGTTCGAGACCGAGACCGGCGGCGTGTACGGCGAAGAGGGCTACGTCTACCAGTTGCTCGATCCGCTACCGCAATTCGACGACATGCGGCCCGCGTTGGGCGCCTGGATCGTCGGCGACGAGTCCGCCGGGCTCGGGATCCGCGAGACCTCCGGTCTCGTCACCGACAACGGCGCTGCCTTTGTGCCACACCGTATCCCGCTGTGA